The following coding sequences are from one Dethiobacter alkaliphilus AHT 1 window:
- a CDS encoding MFS transporter, protein MPLYRGWKVALAGAGINFLVGINYTWSIFATSLVKQEGWTYYQAALPYSLFLFCYAFFMVFTGWAQDYLGPRPVISIGSIFAGSAFISCAYLLNYPFKAAVSLGLLLGIGLACCFASTTPAAMKWFSSEKKGMITGLVVTSTGLAAMFMSPLIKVLLQRGTAEALIISGLALTCGIFLLAQFIENPPYRIKDLREWAAAKKPSSALGDSRLYCFWLMFFLTTGTGVTFAAHLDNIMRIQTAYDKGYIAVAIFAFCNAAGRIMGGLLSDRVGRSTAMTIVFSNIALMLVIVMAVRSPIFLMVAVAALALSYGSLFSIFPSAVVSIFGEANFGRNYGLVFTALGAAGLFPYLGGLLFELQGHYLYTYSLLLGTTLIATLLSIKLRNSY, encoded by the coding sequence ATGCCTTTATACCGTGGTTGGAAGGTGGCTTTGGCGGGAGCCGGAATTAACTTTCTGGTGGGTATAAATTATACCTGGAGCATCTTTGCCACAAGCCTGGTGAAGCAGGAGGGCTGGACTTATTATCAGGCCGCTCTTCCGTACTCCCTGTTCTTATTTTGCTATGCCTTTTTTATGGTGTTTACCGGCTGGGCGCAGGATTATCTAGGCCCCAGGCCCGTTATCAGTATCGGCAGCATTTTTGCCGGGAGCGCTTTTATAAGTTGTGCTTATTTGCTAAACTATCCTTTTAAAGCAGCAGTTTCCTTGGGATTATTACTGGGGATAGGCCTGGCCTGTTGTTTTGCATCAACTACGCCCGCTGCCATGAAATGGTTTTCCTCTGAGAAAAAAGGAATGATTACCGGTCTGGTAGTCACCAGCACCGGCTTGGCTGCCATGTTTATGTCGCCTTTAATTAAGGTTCTGCTACAAAGAGGCACTGCTGAGGCCTTGATCATTAGCGGACTGGCGCTTACATGCGGCATTTTTCTGCTGGCCCAGTTCATAGAAAACCCACCCTACAGAATTAAGGATCTGAGAGAGTGGGCCGCTGCCAAAAAACCGTCCTCTGCATTGGGCGATTCCCGGCTCTATTGTTTTTGGCTGATGTTCTTTTTAACCACGGGAACAGGAGTAACCTTTGCCGCCCATCTGGATAACATCATGCGTATCCAGACAGCATACGACAAAGGTTATATTGCCGTTGCCATATTTGCCTTTTGTAATGCTGCCGGCCGTATTATGGGCGGACTGCTGTCCGACCGGGTCGGCCGCAGCACTGCCATGACCATTGTTTTCAGTAATATCGCGCTGATGCTGGTTATTGTCATGGCCGTTCGTTCACCGATTTTCTTAATGGTTGCGGTGGCCGCTCTGGCTCTGTCTTATGGCAGCCTGTTTAGCATCTTCCCGTCTGCCGTGGTCAGCATCTTCGGTGAAGCAAATTTCGGCAGAAACTACGGACTGGTTTTTACAGCACTAGGCGCTGCCGGGCTCTTTCCCTACCTGGGCGGTCTCCTCTTTGAACTGCAGGGACACTATCTTTATACCTACTCCCTG